A genome region from Tursiops truncatus isolate mTurTru1 chromosome 15, mTurTru1.mat.Y, whole genome shotgun sequence includes the following:
- the CHGB gene encoding secretogranin-1, with amino-acid sequence MQPAVLLGLLGATMMAAVSSMPVDIRNHSEEMVTRCIIEVLSNALSKSNTPPITPECRQVLKKSGKQLKDEEKSENENTRFEVRLLRDPADASEAPRTSSREDIGEEDAQGQTVADTEGGGHSRERAGEPQGSQVAKEAKARHSEKSKGHDREEEEAEKYQKRERVEDGSEERHPGGPGEAQTALPSHRNQTPAKKEELVSRYDTQSAGGLEKSHSRERSSQESGEETGSQENGPREPQSHPERQEGPEESDEDVSPEADKRRSRPRHHHGRSRPDRSSQEGSPPAEGRGYSWEEPHVGTGGSGEKRARHPTLSRASEEEAEYGEEVRSHLAARAPGDLEGARYGGKGSEEHRAPRPHSEESPEEEDRRKGLSLELNSMAHGYDEESEEERGQEGGPRHRARVGEPGAYSTLHQTEEKRFLGEAHHRVQESQTDKARRHPPGEVRNYLDYDEERGEEGARGKWPQLGDPQDAEENREEARLRGKQYAPPHITEKERLAELVSPYYDPPQWKSSRFERKDHLDDNSLEGEEENGLTLNEKNFFPEYNYDWWEKKPFEEDVNWGYEKRNLAPKLDLKRQYDRVAELDRLLHYRKKSAEFPDFYGSEEQMHRRHTAESEEERAGQGVLTEEEEKELENLAAMDLELQKIAEKFSGNRRG; translated from the exons CTGTCAGTTCTATGCCAGTGGACATCAGGAACCACAGTGAAGAAATG GTGACTCGCTGCATCATCGAGGTCCTCTCAAATGCCTTGTCGAAGTCCAACACTCCACCCATCACCCCTGAGTGCCGACAAGTCCTGAAGAAGA gtggaaaacagctcaaagatgaagagaaaagtgaaaatgaaaacacaaggtTTGAAGTGAGATTGTTAAGAGACCCAGCTGACGCCTCAGAAGCCCCCAGGACCTCCAGTAGGGAGGACATAGGGGAGGAGGACGCCCAAGGCCAGACAGTGGCAGACACAGAGGGCGGTGGGCACAGCCGAGAGCGGGCAGGCGAGCCCCAAGGCAGCCAAGTGGCCAAAGAAGCAAAGGCACGCCATTCTGAGAAGAGCAAGGGACACgacagggaggaagaagaggcgGAGAAATATCAGAAAAGGGAGCGTGTGGAAGATGGCAGTGAGGAGAGACACCCTGGGGGGCCAGGAGAGGCACAAACTGCTCTTCCCAGCCACAGAAACCAGACTCCAGCTAAGAAAGAGGAGTTAGTGTCCAGATACGATACGCAGtctgcagggggcctggagaAGTCGCACAGCCGGGAGAGGAGCAGCCAGGAGAGTGGAGAGGAGACCGGAAGCCAGGAGAATGGGCCCCGAGAACCGCAAAGCCACCCCGAGCGCCAGGAAGGACCTGAGGAGAGCGACGAGGATGTCAGCCCCGAGGCGGACAAGCGACGCTCGAGGCCAAGACACCACCATGGGAGGAGCAGGCCCGACAGGTCCTCTCAGGAAGGGAGTCCTCCCGCTGAGGGAAGGGGGTACTCCTGGGAGGAGCCACACGTGGGCACAGGCGGCTCAGGGGAAAAGAGAGCCCGCCATCCAACCCTTTCCAGGGCTTCGGAGGAAGAAGCCGAATACGGGGAGGAAGTGAGGAGTCACCTGGCTGCCCGGGCTCCCGGGGACCTGGAGGGGGCACGATATGGGGGCAAAGGAAGTGAAGAGCACCGGGCTCCCAGGCCTCACAGTGAGGAGAGCCCAGAGGAGGAGGACAGGAGAAAAGGCCTCAGCCTAGAGCTGAATAGCATGGCGCACGGCTATGACGAGGAGAGCGAGGAAGAGAGAGGCCAGGAGGGGGGACCCCGCCACAGAGCCCGGGTAGGGGAGCCGGGAGCCTACTCCACTCTACACCAAACAGAAGAGAAACGGTTCTTGGGTGAAGCGCACCACCGTGTTCAGGAAAGCCAGACGGACAAGGCGAGGCGGCATCCACCAGGCGAGGTGCGAAATTACCTCGACTATGATGAGGAAAGGGGTGAGGAAGGGGCCCGAGGGAAGTGGCCGCAGCTGGGGGACCCACAAGACGCTGAAGAGAACAGGGAAGAAGCGAGGCTTCGAGGCAAACAGTATGCTCCCCCTCACATCACCGAAAAGGAGAGATTAGCGGAGCTTGTCAGTCCATACTACGACCCTCCCCAGTGGAAGAGCAGCCGGTTTGAGAGAAAAGACCACCTGGATGACAATTCTCTTGAGGGTGAAGAGGAGAACGGGCTGACCTTGAATGAGAAGAATTTCTTCCCAGAATACAACTATGACTGGTGGGAGAAAAAGCCCTTTGAGGAGGATGTAAACTGGGGGTATGAGAAGAGAAACCTGGCCCCCAAACTGGATCTGAAAAGGCAGTATGACAGAGTGGCCGAACTGGACCGGCTCCTTCACTACAGGAAGAAGTCAGCTGAGTTCCCGGACTTCTATGGCTCGGAGGAGCAGATGCACCGTCGCCACACAGCAGAAAGTGAAGAGGAGAGAGCTGGCCAAGGAGTTCTGACAGAGGAAGAG gaaaaagaacttgaaaacTTGGCTGCGATGGATTTGGAACTACAGAAAATAGCTGAGAAATTCAGTGGTAACCGAAGGGGCTGA